The Deltaproteobacteria bacterium sequence TTCGCAGATCGTCACCGTGCGTTTTTCGCCCGACTCACAGGGGAACAAGAGCACGAATGTTTGGGTGCACAGCAACGGCGACAAGGGGAATCCTTCCAGCATACCAGTCTTGTTGACGGGATACTCGCCCTCACCTATCTACCCGACCGCGAATGTCAATGGTATATGGAAAGGCCATTTGAACGCGTCCTCCGATCTGATGAACTTCTATGTTCAGTTGTACGACACCGCTGACAACTCGGTGCTGGTAATCGTCTCTCCGGACGGTAAGAGTTTTCACGCTTTTTTGGACACAATTCCGGACTCGCCCGTCAGATTGGACGCTGACGATCTTGGTGGCAAGGGAAGCCACATTTCGGCCACATTCACGAGCGAGTCCACCGGTACGGCTGTACTTCGCCTCGAAGGACAAACCGAGCGGAACTACGATCTTAATCGCTGGCTTGCTTCTTCCCCATTAGCTCAGAACGGTATCTGGAGAAATACGTCGCCCGGTGCTGCCGTCAATTTTTACGTGCAATCTTACGACACCGAGGACGATTCGGCGATTGTGATCTATTCTCCCGACGGGTGGGAGTTCGCCGCCTTTCTGGCCACTGACTTCGAAGCGTTCGTGGTGGACATAGACGATCTGGGAGGCCAGGGATATCATCTGACCATGAATTTCGTGGACGAAGATAACGCTACAGCCTCGCTGACCTTTCCAAGCACCCCTGGTTCGAACTATATTCTCGTTCGCGCCTTCCGGCAAAGGTGAAAAGGGAAATCAGGGGCCGGCTGGTCTGCAGGGTCTCCCTGGCGCAGATGGGGCCCCAGGACCCTAAAGGAGACAAGGGAGATACCGGCGACACCGGTCCACAAGGGCCTCCCGGTATCGTCGATCTTTATCGAGTACAGAAAGAGCAAACCGTGCCCGCCGGCAGTGGACTCACCGAATGCAACGCCCTCCGCAACTCCGGGGACAAAGTGATAGGAGGTGGTTATAGTAACATTTTTAATGGGCTTACAATCGTTGTCGATGCACCCACATCCCAGCTGTCCGGATGGCGCGTATCGGTAATCCAATAAACATTAAAGAACTTTTCGTCCAAACATCTCGGTGGGGCCTTAAGGCCCCGCCCCAGGTTCTTTTTTGAAACGCTACAGCTAAAACCAGCTCGCAAAAATGGGCTGTTCTCCGGTCTCCAGGTACCGGTCTACGATGGCCTTTGCCATTTTGTATTCTGCCATGTAACCGGTGTGGTGGTGCCGGTTTCTGATTGAGTTTTTCAGGGCACGCCTGGCATCCTTTCCGTAACAGGAATAGATCCACTCGCACCAGTTCTCCTCTCCGTTCATGCCGTCAAAACCGATCCGGGCGGCTCTGGTTGGGGTCGCATACCCGAGGCTTTCTGCAACGATATGACCCGTTATCCGGGCATATTTCTTCACGAATTCAGAGGCACTCTTCGGCCTTGCCATGTCTCCTATTTTCCGTCATCCTTTAAATATCTATCTCTTGCCCTGTATCCTTCCTTCCTTTCGTAGATTGAGTTGTTTTCCCGGTAGAGATTATTGATCGGCCTTCTGTAGACGT is a genomic window containing:
- a CDS encoding choice-of-anchor D domain-containing protein, translating into MKLRSPLYIGLILVLCTWTVGKVCFSTECTGEIEFCSQVSSTESRESPPINCVEKFPDNAIPADAQNGYVLLKVSNTALNDVAIAVFTDPQGKKLEYPFEYWGKNYTNWYEVVPLPMNKLLEAPGTWVFTYYVENPYSQNRDELCSTTFSVGFEPNIEVLPRSLDFGTVGVGSHLDKTFTIRNTGSGTLTVSSFVGLPAYGFSFVNPSIPPFTIADGASQIVTVRFSPDSQGNKSTNVWVHSNGDKGNPSSIPVLLTGYSPSPIYPTANVNGIWKGHLNASSDLMNFYVQLYDTADNSVLVIVSPDGKSFHAFLDTIPDSPVRLDADDLGGKGSHISATFTSESTGTAVLRLEGQTERNYDLNRWLASSPLAQNGIWRNTSPGAAVNFYVQSYDTEDDSAIVIYSPDGWEFAAFLATDFEAFVVDIDDLGGQGYHLTMNFVDEDNATASLTFPSTPGSNYILVRAFRQR